One Anolis carolinensis isolate JA03-04 chromosome 5, rAnoCar3.1.pri, whole genome shotgun sequence DNA segment encodes these proteins:
- the ddx47 gene encoding probable ATP-dependent RNA helicase DDX47 has protein sequence MAAEMEQEEANAEVAKSFKELGVTEVLCEACDQLGWKTPTKIQVESIPLALQGRDIIGLAETGSGKTGAFALPILQALLETPQRFFALVLTPTRELAFQISEQFEALGSSIGVQTAVIVGGIDMMAQSLALAKKPHVIIATPGRLIDHLENTKGFNLRALKYLVMDEADRILNMDFETEVDKILKVIPRDRKTFLFSATMTKKVQKLQRAALKDPVKCAVSSKYQTVEKLQQYYVFIPSKFKDSYLVYILNELAGNSFMIFCSTCNNTQRTALLLRNLGFTAIPLHGQMNQNKRLGSLNKFKAKARSVLLATDVASRGLDIPHVDVVINFDIPTHSKDYIHRVGRTARAGRSGKSITFVTQYDVELFQRIEHLIGKKLPAFPTQEDEVMMLTERVAEAQRFARMELQQKGDKKRSREEANEPDDAEGAMGVRNKVAGGKKKKRKP, from the exons ATGGCGGCAGAGATGGAGCAGGAAGAAGCCAACGCGGAGGTAGCGAAATCCTTCAAGGAGCTG GGCGTGACAGAGGTGCTGTGTGAAGCCTGTGATCAGTTGGGATGGAAGACGCCAACAAAGATCCAAGTGGAATCTATTCCACTAGCACTCCAAG GTCGAGACATCATTGGCTTAGCAGAGACAGGATCTGGGAAAACGGGGGCGTTTGCATTGCCCATCCTGCAGGCCCTCCTGGAGACCCCTCAGCGCTTCTTTGCTTTGGTGCTTACACCAACCAGGGAGTTAGCCTTCCAGATCTCAGAGCAATTTGAGGCTCTTGGATCATCCATTGGTGTTCAGACTG CTGTGATTGTTGGAGGAATTGACATGATGGCTCAGTCTCTGGCCTTGGCAAAGAAGCCTCATGTGATAATTG CTACTCCTGGCCGCCTTATTGATCACCTTGAGAACACAAAGGGTTTCAACTTGAGAGCTTTGAAGTATCTGGTGATGGATGAAGCTGACCGTATCCTCAATATGGACTTTGAGACAGAG gtagacaagatcctgaaagtGATTCCCAGAGACAGGAAGACATTCCTCTTTTCTGCTACAATGACTAAAAAG GTGCAAAAACTCCAACGGGCAGCTCTTAAGGACCCTGTTAAGTGCGCAGTTTCATCCAAGTACCAGACTGTTGAAAAACTTCAGCAGTACTATGTTTTTATTCCTTCCAAATTCAAG GACAGTTACCTCGTTTATATTCTCAACGAACTTGCCGGGAACTCCTTCATGATATTCTGCAGCACGTGCAACAATACTCAGCGGACGGCTCTTCTTCTTCGCAATCTGGGCTTCACAGCCATCCCTCTCCATGGACAGATGAACCAG aaTAAGCGATTAGGGTCACTGAACAAGTTCAAAGCCAAAGCACGGTCCGTTCTCTTGGCAACAGATGTTGCTAGCAGAGGCCTGGACATTCCCCATGTGGATGTCGTGATAAACTTTGACATTCCTACCCATTCCAAG gaTTACATTCATCGGGTGGGAAGAACAGCTCGGGCTGGACGCTCTGGCAAATCAATCACCTTTGTCACGCA GTATGATGTTGAGCTTTTCCAGCGTATTGAGCACCTAATTGGCAAGAAGCTACCTGCCTTCCCCACACAAGAGGATGAAGTCATGATGCTGACAGAACGTGTCGCGGAAGCACAGAGATTTGCTCGCATG GAGTTGCAGCAAAAGGGGGATAAGAAGCGCTCCCGAGAAGAGGCTAATGAACCCGATGATGCAGAAGGAGCGATGGGTGTCAGGAACAAAGTTGCTggtgggaaaaagaagaaaaggaaacccTGA